The sequence CAGCTCCAAACTGGGCTGCAGCCAGTCTCCTCGCAGTGCAGCCTCACACTGTGGTTACACGAATAAAAGGATGAATGCAGTCCACACTGGGGTGTCTGTGACTACTACTACCCCCCCCCCGATCAAAAAACGAAGATGAGCCAAAGTCCAGTCAGTCTCTCATTAAGAAACAGAACATTTATTTTAGCGAGCATTAAGCTAAATACTGTTATGCTAAACATGCATAAACTACACTCACCATAATTATGTAATCACATACAGAAGCCCTGCCTTAAAACCGATTCTCATGATGTTTAGAttatgtttttttggggttttttttttttgcttaataatttttaaaaccAGCCATTTTGCTTGTTGAATTGTTCTGGGTTATAttgaaaaaagtgtgtgtttctaatATCTTGTCCACCTATCAGAGAGTAGACTAAATATGAGGAATATCTAAGTGTAACTAAAGCTGCAgctactgattattttcattaccaATTAATCTCTCTATTATTTTTTAGTTATTTGTATATAAGATGGcagaaaatcatgaaaaatgtCCACACTTTCACCAAAAGCTTGACATCCTGTCCCATCAACTGCATAtaatttcagctgttttctatATCGActgactaactgattaatcaactaattgtcACAAAACAGTTGAAGAGCACCACAAACAGTGCAGCCTCAGAAATGACTATTAAGTTGAATCCACAACCCTATAACAGATTATGTCATAAAACCTCACGATGGTaggatttttgttgttgtacatTTATGGCATTAGACTGAATTATGTGTACCTAATAAATTGGCAACtaaaaaacagactttattCACAGGCACCACCTTTTGAGCGGAGACTTGATAACTGGAGTTTAAAATGATGAGGCACAAagttaaagaattaaaaataaaactgctgtgaAAGTGAATTTAAATATCCAAATTATGCTGAAAAGCAAGCATGCATGAAGGGTAAATAACTACTGAATGCATATCCCTGACTGAAAATGGATTCATTCCAGTGAAAGGCAGCTCTATTTACTCAACtgtctgaaaaaacaaatttcaccaGAAGAGGGAGACGTCAAATCCCTGGGAAAATTACCGCACAGCAGCTACGTTCTCCTCGCTCCTGTGTTTGCCTCTGCAGGAGAACAATTCAGCGCAATGCTAATGTTGTCAAACACTATTAACCTCGCAACCCTGGCAATATGAATTTCAGCTGTTGCTCCATCACATGCAATTTATGTCACTGCTGCAATGCTCATTACTCTGTGTTTGATTTCCAAATAATTCCATACGACACCTGTTAGATGAGCCAAATAGATCTGAGCCATTTCTTGGATTCAGCCTCAACAGTCAGATGAGGAGGAATTTTCTTCCTGGCAGTTGTTCCCTTCACCTGGACTCTGGTTAATCTCACACCACACGTGTGAGACTTACATAAACAACCTTTGTATCAAATGTTCTTTTACCTACAAGgatataattaattatttctttttcaattaaaataaaaaaaaaaaaaattcaatgtGTCCTCTGAGATATGACTTGAGCACTTTGATCTCCCTCAAAGGTTCTCACCATTTTCAAAGAGCCTTCCTCGTCTCAGTTCGTAATTATTCTTTCTATTTTTAGAGATAAGGATTATTTTTTGAAGCCATTCAAGTCACCTTTTCCACTGCACATTAGACAAAGAGAACATctgaaatacagacacacagcactgacaaaaaACAGTCGGAGTGTGAGCTGGGCAAAAAgcaaggagagaggagaaagtctCATCTGTCAGCGGGCAGACAGAACAGACTTCATTTTGTTCTTGACTGTTGAGAGATGATAGCTTTGGATTCCAAATGACGGGGGATTGACATGGTATGAGACTTTTCAACAATCTGCAATTATGACCTTTTCTCAGAAGCTACAAACTGTCAGGTAATAACAAGGTCTTGGGTGAAAACGGACAATCTTTTGGCACAGGTAAGAAGTGTTACCTAGCAACCCTCGGTGTCCTATCAATAGTCAGTGTGGAGGTATCTCTGGAgatgccccccccctccacaaaGACCTGGTTCAGCTTGCTTCCACAGGCCCCATGACCCCTCTGGACAAACAACAGCCTCATTCTCTGCACCACTGCTGACCTCATTGTCTCTTTGTGAAGGGAAAGTCCAGAGTTGCATTCTGTTAAATGGCAAATGGTGCATCCACCGTGAGCGGGACGGACTTCTCTACCTCCAGCACAGGCCTACAGATGAGCACCGACCCCGCTGCCTCGTCCCCAGGAAAAACATGGTAGGAAAAGGGAGACTAAATATTCACCACAcctttctccatctgtcttaCAACACCTTTCTCATACTGTCACCTTCACTTGCATCCTCACAGTTACCGGCAACAGCTGCTGTTTACTCATGTTCTGTTCACTTCACATTTGTCTCTGTCACATttacttatattttatttttttatgattcATGTGCATCTTATGAACTGTGCTGTACAGCTGGACCGCATTCGTGATATTCTCTTGCAACATGTGCATCTCATGCTAATTCCAAATGCAAAATGGCATGTTTGGCTGCACTCAAGTGCTACAGTAATACCAGAGAGCAGATGGTATTGCATCGCTATAGATGAATTTTGTACTGCAATTGTATAATACTAAGCCTGCATCTTGCATCTATGGAGAGAGTTTTAATTACTGTTATGCTCACAATATGTTGCTTATAGAAACAGCTGCTCCTTGGAGGGTAAGCCCAGGAAAAATCCACACACTCCAGTGATAGGACAGGAACAGGAGCAGGAAATGTGTTTCAATACATTTTGATTTAGACAACAGACATGCCAAGGCTTCAGCTTCCTCATGACACTTAACATACTGagaagatacacacacacacacacacacacacacacctacagctCCGATACATCTGGACTGGTCAGTGGTGGTGAAAATACAGGATTACAATGCTCCTAAATAAAAGTGACTGAGCCAGGCTGTTGTGGAGACGCAGACAATCAGCAGGTGGTTGTCGCAAATAAAGCAAACTTGCCAACATTTCATCAAACAGGAGCAACCCGCCAATGAGGTCTGATGTGCTAACTGTACTCCTCATAGAGTCTTGATGGAGATGCATTATCAGTGATTGAGAACCCGGCGGCTGTTGACCATCCTTTTCATTCAGAGGAAacagcaggagctgcagcaaCCAAAGGAGTGCAGGGCTGGTTAAAAGGGATTCATTCTATGACCCACGGTAAGCTCCAGTGGTGCACCACCCGATGGGCATCAAACACCAGGCTACAACAGCAATCCTGCttcacaaaacaacacaagctgCAGAAACATGCCGCTCTAACAAGCCTAAAAAAAGACTGCACTGAATCAGACCATATACAGTGCAGTGATAAGaagcacagcagtgttttcatataaaaatgtcactgtgtaGATTGGCTTTTCAACGTGTGCACGTATGGGAGTACAGCTTAATGTTTCTGCctcagtctttgtgttgtgtggcCGTGGTTTATATATGTAACAGTTGACATTTAACAATTCCTCTCAGCTCATATCTGGGATCAGAAGGCATTAACTCAAGTCATAATTGTTACTTTAGCTCACAGACTGGTGAGGCTGTTGGCAGTGGTGTGTGCTGTTGGACTCCTGGGAGGCTTAGCTGTAGGTGTCTGGTTTCTAGGTGAGTCATTGTGTTAAGAAAGAATCACTAAATTAGCTTCACAGTAACCAGGAACTGATATCAAATGTGCAAATTGTCAAGCATGCCTCAAGTTTCTAAAGCTCCACGTGACGTCTTCGAATTGTTGCCTCTTTTGTTCGACGCACAGTTTAAAACCATAGATAATCAGCTAAGTCTCCTATTAGAGAAGCAGGAACCATGAAATGTTTCGAATTTTTGCTTAATAAATGCCCTTAAAAATGATCAATTGATAGCTGCAGCTCTAATTCAACAACAATATGCTCACCCATTCTTTTTTGACAGCTACATTTGAAATTACTCTCTCGgattaatttttaaataaactagCAGGgattttacagttaaaaatacaaatctgtCAATGCTCTCTGCTGGACAGAGAACAGTAGATTAAGCAACAGTGACACTTTCTAAATTATCTTTAATATTTACTTATCAGCCAACATATTGCTGCCCCGCTTATCTATCTGACACTACTATATGTTACTGAAGTTTGCTTAAATCTGAAGAATTATTCCCATTTTTTACTGTAGTAAACTTCTAATAAGATGTAAAGTAGCTCAGGACTTTGCTTCTCATATCAGCAAAACTGATTCGATGGCTTTGGATCAAAAAGAAAGATCCTTACAAATTGCACTGATAATGGCTCATCAGTCTATTGTTAATAGTATTGCAATGAAATTGGTCATTCATTAAAGGGGCATTCCGcaaattttgtgattttgatgaGAGATGTAAGAAATGCAGGATTCAGTGTTAATCCATCTCCTTTTAGAACCTTTTAAGCGTACGATAAATTGCACAAACAGCCCTTTAAGCCTTGGAGGAAAGAATCGGGAACgagcacaaaacaaataattaatctATTGTTTTAGCGATTGTTATTTTGATACGAAAATAATTCATCACATTGTTGAGAATCGCATTGTTCTACCAGACAGGGTATTAATTCAGACAATATGGTGTCATGCAGTAAGGCTAAACAGGTTTTTGCTGCCTATCTCACTTGTCTCACTGGCTAATTAAACAACCAACTGTATTTTTATCTACATATAGTCAAAATTCTGCTGAGGCCGTCCTACTCTCAGAGTTCAGTTGGACTTGGGGACACAAAGGAGACGCCTTTCTGCAACGTGACAGAGGATATTTCTATGTCTGACTCCAGAAAAGGTCTGTGTTTCCTCCCGTCTCTGGTGTTTGTCTGAGGCAGGCATCTCTCTCACTGTTTGAGGAattgaaaaactgtgtgtgGCTGCACATTGTTACGGGATTCATGATGCTGGGTCATGGTTCAGCTTTgaagtgatttttatttgaacagtAGCAAAATTGTCATTCAACAGCTGCTTCTTGTCGCCTTTTGTTCACTCCTGAGAGATGCCAATTGACatacatgaaaacattacaCATAATGATCTGCTTGTATTGACTACATTAGCATAGACACTGGTGTTTTTCCTAATCATTTCCCACTCATAGAAGAGGCTCATTCATTACTGTTGCCTGAGAGCTTGTCTCTGGAGGGATTTTCAATCAATCAGGTTCAGTGTTTTACAGAATCAGCCCGGAGAACTCCCTTCTGGAGATCCAGCTGGGGAAGCTGCCCACTTGGTTGCCCGTGTGCTACGAGAGGTGGAACTCGTCCCTGGGAACGCTGGTGTGCAGACAGCTGGGTTATCTGAGGTCTGCACTGCTGTCAGGATCACATCTCACCACCTCAGCCTTTAACTCTGATTGAGACAAAGTGGCCGCTCGCTAATTTGTACTGTAATCTTCGCGTACTTCGCTGAGGTTGAAGGCCCGGCTTATTTATGATCTGCTAATACCTCATTTGCAATCTTGCTTCGCACCTTATGAGTCTGAATTATCTTAACACCAATTACCATCCATTTTGCATTTGTTCTTTTACAAGACTGACCAAGCACAAAGGAGTGAATCTAACCGATATCGGGCCAAACTATACTGATGGCTTTATACAAATTACCTCAGAGCACAAAAGCAACCTGGAAAATATGTGGCAACTCAGGTAAGGCGATTTGTCTGAGGACATCATACTCATAATGATGCAGAGAAAATTGTGGCTACTAACACATTAATTATGCATCATTAGTTACccaatttattttcatttaggGGGAGCTGTATTACAGGGAAGGTTATCGCTTTGCAGTGTTTTGGTGAGCAAATTAAACTTAACTTTTTGTTTGACATTGCACCCAACAACAACCCCCATAGTTCCTTAATAATTCTTCAGGAATAAGCTTCATACCGGTGGCAGTGAATGATGCCAGTTGCTCTTTATAATGGATCCAACTCATGGATATCTGTCTAGAGTGTGGGACACGAGCGAAGCTGCCCAGGATAATCGGGGGAGTCGAGGCTACGCTGGGCAGGTGGCCCTGGCAGGTCAGCCTCTACTACAGCAACCGTCACACCTGCGGAGGCTCCATCATCACCAGTCAATGGGTAGTCACAGCCGCCCATTGTGTGCACAAGTAAGACTGCTGACCttaccagcactgaaggtccAGGGGTTACAGACTCCACAAAAGAGAATTATCAGTCATTAACAGCTGCATCACACTGAACACATGACGGTTCTCTCTTGTCAGCAtctgcctcctcttttcttATCTGAAATGTCAGCTACAGGCTACCACAGGTATCCAGCTGGGTGGTCTATGCCGGTATCGTCACCCGCAGTTCGGCTAAAATGGCTCAGCACGTAGGGCACGCCGTGGAGAAGATCATCTACAACAAGGACTACAACCACAGGAGCCATGACAGTGACATAGCCCTGATGAAACTGAGGACCCCGCTGAATTTCTCAGGTCAGTCTGGGAGCCTGCttgtgaaacagcagcactccaaaaacacatagaaaaaaataatcaatcgTGTGCTCTCAGtttaccattttattttcttatgctGACACATTTCAGCAAAAGAGCCTTCATCAGACCAGTGCAAAAGTGGTATCCTCCTCCTTTTAAAGAGAATAAGCTATGATTGCCAGGTGTGCAGGGTCCACTACCTTCTGTAATCATAAGGATATACACAACATTAAATCCCACGATCTCTCATACATCCACGTCTTCATACAAGATCAAAAAAAGGTCAGCAGAtgactgtgaaaacagcatttcagtgtCAAACTCAGCACAGGCATCATTCTGCACACTGAAGGTCAAACAACAAAGCGAACAATAAGTTTcacttgaaaacacattttcgaGTGAAGGAGGGACGTTAGGGGCCTAATTAACAATGCTTTCTGAACTCAGCCATATTCAGAGTTCAAGGTAAACTTGAGGGAGCCCACAAgacagagatttaaaaaaaaaaagaaaatgtagcatgtgtttgtctctcaAACGGCATGGAAAAAAGCCTTAATAGctgtaaaaatgatttgaatggataaataataaaataaatcaaataatttaaTCCCAAGTATCATGTTCTaccctttttccttttaactaGATACAATTAGACCTGTCTGCTTGCCTCAGTACGACTATGATCTTCCAGGAGGCACACAGTGTTGGATATCTGGATGGGGATACACACAGCCTGAGGGCGGTAAGATGCTACTGCACAGCTCTAAATCAAATTTACATCTGTTGCAAGTCTAATTTGTGCATGATGATCCAGTGTGCCGAGTGAACTGAAAGAGCAACCTTAAATTTGCGtcttcgctctctctctcagttcaCTCGCCTGACACCCTGAAAGAGGCACCAGTTCCCATAATAAGCACAAAGAAATGCAACAGCTCCTGCATGTACAATGGAGAGATCACACCAAGGATGCTTTGTGCCGGATACACAGAGGGAAAAGTGGATGCATGTCAGGTCAGATTCGTGTTTTAACAACACCTTGCGGAAGTGTTTTAATGACTCATCCTCTCCTGTGTGATTTGTTTACGGTGAAACGCTGgcataatgaagaaaaatgtattgaaaaatgtttgtgccTACCTCTTCAGGGGGACAGTGGAGGTCCTCTGGTTTGCCAGGATGAAAATGTGTGGAGGCTGGTAGGGGTCGTCAGCTGGGGGACAGGCTGTGCTGAGCCCAACCATCCTGGAGTTTACACCAAAGTGGCTGAATTCTTGGGCTGGATCTACAACATGATTGAGGTAAACAGACTTTTTAGCT comes from Scatophagus argus isolate fScaArg1 chromosome 5, fScaArg1.pri, whole genome shotgun sequence and encodes:
- the tmprss5 gene encoding transmembrane protease serine 5 yields the protein MSLDGDALSVIENPAAVDHPFHSEETAGAAATKGVQGWLKGIHSMTHAHRLVRLLAVVCAVGLLGGLAVGVWFLVKILLRPSYSQSSVGLGDTKETPFCNVTEDISMSDSRKVFYRISPENSLLEIQLGKLPTWLPVCYERWNSSLGTLVCRQLGYLRLTKHKGVNLTDIGPNYTDGFIQITSEHKSNLENMWQLRGSCITGKVIALQCFECGTRAKLPRIIGGVEATLGRWPWQVSLYYSNRHTCGGSIITSQWVVTAAHCVHNYRLPQVSSWVVYAGIVTRSSAKMAQHVGHAVEKIIYNKDYNHRSHDSDIALMKLRTPLNFSDTIRPVCLPQYDYDLPGGTQCWISGWGYTQPEGVHSPDTLKEAPVPIISTKKCNSSCMYNGEITPRMLCAGYTEGKVDACQGDSGGPLVCQDENVWRLVGVVSWGTGCAEPNHPGVYTKVAEFLGWIYNMIESY